One Proteinivorax tanatarense DNA segment encodes these proteins:
- a CDS encoding D-alanine--D-alanine ligase family protein: MLNVAVVYGGQSGEHEVSIQSAKYVLKLLKNGKYNPIPVAIDKQGRWFGDITPEKFEQNGNGGIPLLFNLTDKTLIKIEEGKQISLDIDVFFPVLHGPYGEDGSIQGMLDMLDIPYVGSEVLGSAVAMDKAVSKNILENKGFPVAPYTTFKSHTWNNKQQIIIEECEKLGYPLFIKPANLGSSVGITKAKDKKQLIESIEFALLYDHKIVVEKGLTAKEIEVSIIGNEEPIASTTGEIIPTGEFYDYEAKYIEKSSTTIPANVDDTVTNQAQKLAKEAFLALDLKGISRVDFFYEEKADKLWINEINTMPGFTPISMYPKLLIASGFTEDKLADTLVKLALKRHKSKKQLKGDR; encoded by the coding sequence ATGTTAAACGTTGCAGTTGTTTACGGAGGGCAATCCGGCGAACATGAGGTGTCTATTCAATCAGCTAAGTATGTACTTAAACTATTAAAAAATGGGAAATATAACCCCATTCCAGTAGCTATAGATAAACAGGGGAGATGGTTTGGAGATATAACCCCTGAGAAATTTGAACAAAATGGAAATGGAGGTATACCCTTATTATTTAACCTAACAGACAAGACACTTATAAAAATTGAAGAAGGCAAACAAATATCTTTAGATATTGATGTATTTTTTCCTGTTCTTCATGGGCCATATGGAGAAGATGGCTCAATACAAGGGATGCTAGACATGCTCGACATACCATACGTTGGCAGCGAAGTGCTGGGATCAGCAGTTGCCATGGACAAAGCAGTTAGTAAAAACATTTTAGAAAACAAAGGGTTTCCAGTAGCTCCATACACCACTTTTAAATCTCACACATGGAATAACAAACAACAAATAATAATAGAGGAATGTGAAAAACTTGGATATCCATTATTTATTAAGCCAGCTAACCTGGGTTCCAGTGTAGGCATAACCAAAGCTAAAGATAAAAAACAATTAATAGAATCAATAGAATTTGCCCTTCTTTACGATCACAAAATTGTAGTAGAAAAAGGACTTACTGCAAAAGAAATAGAAGTAAGTATTATAGGTAATGAAGAGCCAATTGCGTCAACAACAGGAGAAATTATTCCTACTGGTGAGTTCTATGATTACGAAGCTAAGTATATTGAAAAATCTTCCACCACCATACCGGCTAACGTAGATGATACGGTTACGAATCAAGCACAAAAGTTAGCAAAAGAGGCTTTTTTGGCGCTAGATCTTAAAGGAATTAGTCGAGTAGATTTTTTTTATGAAGAGAAAGCCGACAAGCTGTGGATTAATGAAATCAACACTATGCCGGGATTTACCCCAATCAGCATGTATCCAAAGCTACTAATAGCTAGTGGCTTTACAGAGGACAAATTGGCTGACACCCTAGTTAAGCTAGCTTTGAAAAGACATAAAAGTAAAAAACAATTAAAAGGTGATAGATGA
- a CDS encoding histidine phosphatase family protein — protein sequence MRLILVRHGQTEWNIKKKIQGSTDTELSPQGIEEGRLVAKRLSNWDINHIYSSDLKRAAKTAQFISQYHSKPLSIDYDIRLRESCFGKWEGLTMEQVKEKYFKQYASREETPYVDIPEGESFKHFSQRLEEFITEKQTQHINSNVVAVAHSAVIKTILHNCLELSWKITKNSIYLSNCSISVLKFMPNKVVLERHNDTAHFENKELKEVPRH from the coding sequence ATGAGACTAATTCTAGTTCGTCATGGTCAAACAGAGTGGAATATTAAAAAGAAAATCCAGGGTTCAACGGACACAGAGCTTAGCCCACAGGGAATAGAAGAGGGAAGGCTGGTGGCTAAACGTCTATCTAATTGGGACATAAACCATATATATTCTAGCGATTTAAAGCGGGCAGCAAAAACTGCACAATTTATTTCTCAGTATCATTCTAAACCTTTGTCAATTGACTATGATATTCGCTTAAGAGAAAGTTGTTTTGGCAAGTGGGAAGGGTTAACCATGGAGCAGGTAAAAGAAAAATATTTTAAACAATATGCAAGCAGAGAGGAAACTCCCTATGTAGATATTCCAGAAGGTGAGAGTTTTAAACACTTTTCTCAACGGTTAGAAGAATTTATAACGGAAAAGCAAACTCAACATATAAACTCTAATGTAGTAGCTGTAGCTCATTCAGCAGTAATAAAAACTATACTTCACAACTGTTTGGAATTAAGCTGGAAAATAACCAAAAATTCCATTTACCTTTCAAATTGTAGTATTTCTGTGCTAAAATTTATGCCTAACAAAGTGGTGCTGGAAAGACACAATGATACAGCCCATTTTGAAAATAAAGAATTAAAGGAAGTACCTAGACATTAA
- a CDS encoding cyclodeaminase/cyclohydrolase family protein: protein MFKNLTVQEFVDELSSKKATPGGGSASAVVGSIGVGLISMYCEITAKSKKFVDVKEDMEQQIEFLTAFKEKCLVLADKDTEAFNEVMAAFKLPKETDDEKAARKQAIQDATKQATEVPLEMVAAMVPVLQLVPSLIKKGNPNALSDLQVGMEMCYTAMSGAAANVEINLPSIKDTQFKERVEEELLHHNAAAQKAMDEAKSLFFPDSL, encoded by the coding sequence ATGTTTAAAAATTTAACGGTGCAAGAGTTTGTTGACGAACTATCGTCAAAAAAAGCTACACCAGGAGGCGGTAGCGCCTCAGCAGTGGTTGGCTCAATTGGGGTTGGGCTAATATCAATGTATTGTGAAATCACAGCTAAAAGCAAAAAGTTTGTCGACGTTAAAGAGGATATGGAACAGCAAATTGAATTTTTAACTGCCTTTAAAGAAAAATGTTTAGTCTTAGCAGATAAAGATACTGAAGCATTCAATGAAGTTATGGCAGCATTTAAACTACCTAAAGAAACAGACGATGAAAAAGCAGCAAGAAAGCAAGCCATACAAGATGCAACCAAACAAGCTACAGAAGTGCCATTAGAAATGGTAGCAGCTATGGTACCAGTATTACAACTAGTACCATCACTAATCAAAAAAGGAAATCCAAACGCATTAAGCGACTTACAAGTAGGCATGGAAATGTGCTACACAGCCATGTCCGGCGCAGCTGCCAACGTAGAAATCAACCTGCCATCTATAAAAGACACCCAATTTAAAGAAAGAGTAGAAGAAGAACTTTTACACCATAATGCTGCAGCTCAGAAGGCTATGGATGAAGCGAAGTCCCTCTTCTTTCCAGACAGCTTATAA